The genomic interval ATGGCTTCTTACCCCCAAAGTTATAAACagattaaaagagataataaaaaggaatgtgaaAAAAAGGCATGAAACTTTTTATTTAGGTTTTGCCTAAGGAATTTATTCCAAAAGAGTATAGACAACTCCTGTTCTGCTTTTGGCCATAAATATTCTTGGTTCAGagaccaattttatttaaaattacttgaGTTTTCAGTGGCAGTAATAACCTTTGGATAGTACCAAGATAAATGTGGTTGACATTCCAGGAGCAAAAGTTAGGTTATTCTGTCTTTTATGCTTTTATCAAACCAAAAGAACAGTCTTGAAGAACTTGTATCTTAATGGCTGCTGTTTTGGTATTTACTGGTAGAAAATGGttcctctttcttttgctgttcttATGCTCCTTTTCTATAGAAAGTAGGAATTAAGTTCATAGTGATTGTAGGATGCTTCCCTGAAAGGGCAAGCATAATCTTAGCCCATTGAAATAGCAAGGACCTATGGCATAATTCGCCTGAGGGGATGATGATTTGTACCTCTCTCTGTTCTCTGCAGGTAGCTTTGAAGGTCCTGATATGGGGTGAAAAAGGGTCTGTTGTGGTTGTGGTAGAGACTAGAGCTGTTTAGGTTTACCTTCTTGAGGATTTCTAGTACACTGTCTCCTACAGCACAAGGTCCCATTATAGTGAACATTAATTTTATCCTGAATTTGTCAGGATTGGCTTCCTTGGCCCTCACATCCTTAAGTTCTTAATATTTTAGTCACTATTCTGATTTTATGCTCTCCTGTAAGACTTGGGCAGATTAATTTCTGTCCTAGTGTTGGAGGGGATGGGGATAGGAGGTATGACTCATTATAGGACTGTTACTAGGAGGAAAAGGTCTAGGCTCTTCAAAGAAAAGAACCCTTTTTTACCATTGTAATTCGTCATTAAAGAAACCATAAATCTCCACAGAAGGTGGTGGCTGGAGGTGAGTATGCACACATATGTAGTATTCATAAGGTTCCTGTGCCCTCTGTCTGATGCTGCAGGCTGATAAAATCCTGGCTTatttagaattgatttttttaatggcagcAGGGTGTTATTATATGTTGTGATAACAGAGCATGGGGCCTGGTGCTTCTTCTTGCTGTTGCAGATTCTCAATCAGTAATGTAATATTGATTGGATAAAATGTGCATTGCAGACTCAGCACTACTTTTATTGTAGTTGTCTCTGGTTGTTCATAGGATTACCATATCTTGTTTTTGGAGGCTCTTCCAGTAGTTCTGAGTGATGCTTTCCTTTGTACCACACATTACAATTGATATGAGCCTTTTCTTTAGCTGAAAAGACCCAGTGCATTTTACTGGATTCCCCTTCAAGCTCAGTAAATTGGTTCAGCCCAGGCACTCATTTATTTCCTCTGAAGAAGTTTCAGGCTTTATTTACATTATGGTGGGgctttgttaaaaataatctgaCTTAACGATTTCCAAGATACTGAACAAAGCAGAGAAATTCCCAGTGGGCACTATATCCAGAATAATCAGAAGTATATTACTTCCAAGAGTGCCTGCCATGACTGTTATCACTTGCTGGAGTTTTGTGTCCCTCATATTCTGGACTGACAGAATGAGAATCCAAAAGCATATTGGATTCTTTTGGTGCCAATCATGTGTCTATCTGAGGTTGGATACCTAGCAGCAAGTAGCATAGCATTTGGATCTATCCCTGTATCTAACACATGATAGGGGACCCCTTCCTGCCTTCATAAGTGTAACCTTTGACTATTGTGTTCGTGACTCTGCCTACTTTTCAGCTCCTGAAGCTGACAGCTAACAGATTCCCAGCAGGTTCTCAACTTCTTCTTCCTTTGACCCTCTAGATCAGACTTGTTGTGGAAGAGGGATTGAATCAGCTGCCATATAAAGAATGCATGGTGACTACTCCAACAGGTAACTAGGGCTGTTATTCTCAAAGTTTCCTCAAAAATTTTGAGCTAGAATGGGGAAAGATAGAAGTAAAGCAgtctaagtaaaataaatatgcaaaatgagAAGCCTAGgtggagctggttttttttttaaacatctttaaaaaacacTCAGGCATTTAGGAAAGAAATCTGTGTAGATGACTTTTTGTTAATGGCTTGCTTGTCAATTcaaattaaatgttaataaatactCCTCAGCATGCAGGTGTTGCATCTGATGATGGCCCATTGGGACCACAGTTAAGAATTGCTGGCAGCTTATCTTCCTCTCTATGGGGAAGCTGCTGGTGTGCACAAATGGGCAAGTCTGTCTTGGCATTGAAATTCCATGTTAAAAAGgaatagaaagtaaaaaagtaaactaaaaatgATAAGAATTGGAGAGGGTACTTTGTTCTACCCTTGGATAGAAAGTAGTCAAAGATCTCTGTTTCAGGGATTTGAAATTCTGATTTGGTTCTTTAATAAATAATGGAAAACTGTTCTATTCAAAGGGCTGACTTTATGAAAGTTTGGGACTGAGCTTGTTGCATCATAATTGACATAAATTCAGGATGAGACCAAGGGTTGAGCATGTCTTGATAACTACTTCAGCCACCTTCTTCTGCTTTTAAGGCAGAATGGTGGCTCATAAGTAAGAAAGGAATGAGGAAGCTTTCTGCTGTGGCTCACAGTGGGGTCCCAGTTTGAACTGATAAGGTATTTAGTATTCTCGGAGTGCAGTGATTCTCCTTTGAATTCAGTTTGAAGAATGTGTATGTGAATATCATGTTATAATAAGTCCTATTCCCATTCGATGAAGTCTGCCTTTCCCAATTATCCCCACAGGTTTCTTATGAAGAATTAAGAAATAACTGCCAAATCATGGCTCATCTCATTACTGCCACAGGGAATCTCAGGCATTATACAGTGTGTCTGAACAAGGGTTGCTTTGTGCCCATCTATTTTAAATTGTagaaacttttttaaataaataggttGCCCCAGTGATGAAAGATAAAttctttggttttatttcctAACAGGGTACAAGTATGAAGGAGTGAAATTTGAGAAGGGAAATTGTGGGGTCAGCATAATGAGAAGCGGTAGGTGCACATGTGTGTGATTTTTGTCTCTTTGTATGCATAGAGATGGTTGCTGTTTTCCAGAAGAGAGGCAGGTTTGTCTGTCATAATTGCAGCTTGTCTTCAGTTAACTCTCACCACCTGTGTTATCTAGCCTCATGGTGCTGTGGAGTCATGGCCTGTGTGATGCTAGGTTTGGCTAATTTTAACTACAGAGCATATTCCCTAGTAGAGTGTCCCCATGGGCAAGCCAGCATTCAAAGAGATTCAGGGGAGGATAGGAGGATAGGAGGATGTGATGATGTGATGATACTATCTTGTAGAGAACAGGGCAGTTTGAAGACTGAGGGAATGTGGTATAAATTCAGGCCTGCAGAACTTTGAATGCCTGACTGGAGAAAATACTTCTTccgtttttatttctgttgttggGCTAAATGActcatttgatatttttaatttttttttttttgagacagggcctcactctgttatccaggctggagtatggtggtgtgatcatagctcactgtaacttcaaaaccctgagttcaagtaatcctcccacctgagcctcctgagcagctaggactacaggcacatgccactatacctagcaaattaaaaaaattttttttttgtagaggtgaggtcttgctatgttgcccaggctgtctaaaactcctggcctccagtgatgctcccacctcagcctactaaagtgctgggattatggacatgagccacgacacctggcctgatacttttaaattttatatatgatgaCTATGTGACCAAATAGGCAAAAGTGCTTTACTGTCATTAACTCTAGGTATTTCCATTTGCTGGTCttacaaatttatttatgtttgagtCTCCTTCTAAACCAATATAGAAAAATCACTTGCCTGTGATGAGAACTATACCTGTTATGTGGGGTTATTTCCATTCTGCAAACTTAATTGTTTTAcataagatttatattttttgcatAAGTGGTAGAAGCTCCACTTGTTTGCACTGaatatatatagtttaattttttaacatataaacATTCACTTTCCTCTTCTGGTTATGAAGTTCTGTTTGTGAACAATTAAATGCCTCAAGTAAACTAGGAACTTTAAGCTCCTTTTTTCTAGGACGCAACTCTTAAACATTGATAGCATTTCAGGACAATGAtgttcaacttttaaaaactggtaaAGAAAATGGACTTTTAAGGCACAGTTTCTTCTGTTTCAGTTCAGCTTCTTCCCTAAAGGCACCAGCATGGTCCTTGCACCCCGACTATATACCAGATGACTTGTGGTGATGTACAGAATTGTTTATAACCTTAATAGCCATTTgttgattttcatatatattagaaactggttttgtgtttttactagtgatatagtttcttcttaaaataaatttaaatgaaaacaattaatttaagaaaaatgttaagtaaatgCCAGTATTGGTAGAATTCTGATATGGCCTAAAATCTTGAAGATGACATGAGAATGATTGCTTTTTAGCAAACACTTCCTTAAAGGAATTCAGACTCAAAAATAGCTCTGTGTTCAGAAACCAAGGGTGGTAGTGCTAGTTATTTTTACCTTGGAGAGGGGGAACAATATACAGTGTTTTCACTACTTGCAGCAAAATACTGTTGAGAAGTCATTGTTGAGCTAAGTGATGTCTCCTGATGCTACCTTGACCTAAAATGAAACTTTTTGATCTACAGCCTTTATTCTTCCATaaatcttttgcattttctcaGCCCAAAGTAACAAATTTAAGTGGTTTAAAGgcctatttaaaataatagagaTAAAACGCTTCCTGATATTAAAAAAGCTCAGGGAGCTGCTCAACAAAATGCTTTATTTCCTATAATCATGGAAGCATGACAGCTCTAAAACTTGTAAGCCAGCAATAAAACCAGCTTATCCTAGTTTCATTAACCAGCCCCTAACCTGGTTTCAATTAACATATACTAGGTATGAAGTATGAGCATATCAGAAGTAAAAGCTGTCAGCTTCAAAATAattactttcttcttccttcctttttgtacTGATAATAGAGAAAAACTCTACTTTGGACTATTCTTGGACTTTCTCTTTCCCctaatcttctttctttctttttaatttttcaaggtGAGGCAATGGAACAAGGTTTAAGAGACTGCTGTCGATCCATACGAATTGGAAAGATCCTGATTCAGAGTGATGAGGAGACACAAAGAGCCAAAGTATATTATGCCAAATTCCCCCCAGACATTTACCGGAGAAAAGTCCTTCTGATGTATCCAATTCTTAGTGAGTGGCTTCAATTTATTTGTAACCTTTGGTTAGGGTTTAAATTGAATGTAGTGCCTGCCTGCTAGGTACCCTTATATAAAAGGCAAACATAGTTTCTAAATGtgcttttctcatttgtgaaaacTGCCCTGGGACATTCCCTGGAGTGATTTTATTGTATAATAAGAGAATATACAGTATTCAGACTTTACTAGCCCCAAAAAGCTTCTGTTTTGAATGCATTGAAACAAAGGATTTAATGAAGCAAAATATATGGAAGGCAGAAAATATATTGAAACATATTTCCTCTTTAGCTTAATGAGTACAGCAGGGATTTTCCTTAAgaatttattctctctgtaggtAATAATTTTTCCtgctattctgttttctttcttaagcTTACTCAGACAACACTTGGCATAGTCTTCAAGGTAGATGAGAGGGAATATGTTAAATTTGATACCTCACATGCTAAATGATTTTAGGGCTTGGTATTTGATAACTGAGAAGTGCATGTGTCATGTCCATTATTGAAAATAGCATGGATAAAGAACAACTACCTCCTAATGAAGTTTTGCCTATTTTCTTGTATTAGATTGCTATATTGCCTTTACTTCAAAGACTGTTAAAAGACATTTTGTGactgggtactgtggctcacacctgtaatcccagcactttgggaggatgaggtggaaggatcacttgagctcagttcatgaccagcctgggcaacatatggagaccTCATTTCtgcaataaatagaaaaagcagctgggtgtggtagcacatgcctatagtcccagctacttgggagactgaggtgggaggatggcctagATTGTGGCACTGTACtacagcttgagtgacagagtgattttctgtctcaaaaaaaaaagacattttaaaataaatgttaaagtgGCTAATGCATTTGGTTATCTTTTGCTTTCAGGCACTGGAAATACTGTAATTGAAGCTGTAAAGGTTCTTATAGAACATGGAGTTCAACCCAGTGTTATCATTTTACTCAGTCTGTTCTCCACGCCTCATGGTGAGTTCAGCATAAGGCAGTAACTAGGGCTTCAGATGGTCCTGAGGTGGGTAAGTATGCATATTCTAGTTTCATATCCTGAGGAAAAGTTTAATCTGCTTTCACATTAAATCTGAATcaaattttggtaattttatcCTGTGTTTGTCATCTCTAAGCTTAGTGATAACATTTTATACCATTTTACTGTTCAAATTCAAATCGAGAAGTATGAGCTAACCCCATTTAAAAGAATTGCAGGGGAgcgatgatccaagatggccaaataggaacagctctggagtgcagttcccagtgcgAACACAGAAGatgagtgatctctgcatttccaaatgaatttttactgcccatagACCAGGTAATTCCCAGATGGAACAGTGCCACAAGTCTCTAGTATGGCTATTTCAGCTGgagcagtgggtctccacacaaaaactcacaaaaatctgGGTACTGTTTCAATTGATGCCTGAAatgactgggagacagagtcacccattcaactgaaaaaatagggggctgaaacagggagccaggtgatctggcttggtgggtcccacccccccccccaaagTCCcacaatctgaaatgctctggagtgaatttcacagcaagcacagctggacccaggatgctTCAGCTCTGTGGCGGGGAAggacgtccaccattaccaaagcagtccaccactaccaaggcagtccgccattactgaggcaatccgccattaccaaggcagtctgttTTTAtggagacagtccaccattactgaggcagaccaccattactgaggcagttctaactatacctctataaacaaaaccacaaggaagttcacaatgccactgctggcagactgtgactaggctacctcgctaggcagggcatctctgaaaaaaggcaggagCACATCAGGGacatataaataaagccccaccttcccaggaaagagcacctgggaaaaaaaggtggttatgaatTCCACGgaagcagacttaaacgtacctgcccagcagctttgaatggaacaacggagctcacagctcagcacttgagctcctataagggacagactgtctcctcaagcagcttcacAACCACCCTATACcctaagagacacctcataaaggagagctcaggctgacatctggcaaatatcc from Callithrix jacchus isolate 240 chromosome X, calJac240_pri, whole genome shotgun sequence carries:
- the UPRT gene encoding uracil phosphoribosyltransferase homolog isoform X4 codes for the protein MFSADRLIRLVVEEGLNQLPYKECMVTTPTGYKYEGVKFEKGNCGVSIMRSGEAMEQGLRDCCRSIRIGKILIQSDEETQRAKVYYAKFPPDIYRRKVLLMYPILSTGNTVIEAVKVLIEHGVQPSVIILLSLFSTPHGAKSIIQEFPEITILTTEVHPVAPTHFGQKYFGTD
- the UPRT gene encoding uracil phosphoribosyltransferase homolog isoform X3, translated to MRLLRTASRGDFMFSADRLIRLVVEEGLNQLPYKECMVTTPTGYKYEGVKFEKGNCGVSIMRSGEAMEQGLRDCCRSIRIGKILIQSDEETQRAKVYYAKFPPDIYRRKVLLMYPILSTGNTVIEAVKVLIEHGVQPSVIILLSLFSTPHGAKSIIQEFPEITILTTEVHPVAPTHFGQKYFGTD